In Pleurocapsa sp. PCC 7319, the following are encoded in one genomic region:
- a CDS encoding AGE family epimerase/isomerase, whose amino-acid sequence MGNTIDFPFSDLIAGYVTYFDADNDIFGLKTSDNREFNCALSPMTYAKLVQNLDEGYPDATGAMRSMLIPGRYLFTYGIFYPDSPKFEAKQIVFVGRHQQDYVFEKQNWWIDQVLSLANFYFQAQFGKDEINYRNYRTNLNISGVRSTDNFRQETDTISRLVYGFATAYMMTGEDKFLDAAEKGTEYLREHMRFVDLDEDIVYWYHGIDVQGEREHKIFASEFGDDYDAIPAYEQIYALAGPVQTYRLTGDRRILDDAEKTIKLFNNFFLDRSQGGYFSHLDVVTLDPRSESLGSNRAKKNWNSVGDHAPAYLINLWLATGKQEYANMLEHTFDTIIQRFPDYQNSPFVQERFLEDWSTDTTWGWQQNRAVVGHNLKIAWNLMRMNSLKPKEAYLDLATKIAHLMPEVGSDLQRGGWYDVAERILGEGETVHRYVWHDRKAWWQQEQSILAYLILAGVLKNDDHHRLAREAAAFYNAWFLDTEDGGVYFNVLANGIPFLASGNERGKGSHSMSGYHSTELCYLAAVYSNLLINKQPMDFYFKPIPGGFPNNILRVSPDILPDGSIKISQVEIDGEPYTKFDAEKLTVKLPQTKERLKVKVQIVPNP is encoded by the coding sequence ATGGGCAATACAATAGATTTTCCTTTTTCCGATCTAATTGCCGGATATGTCACTTACTTTGATGCTGACAATGATATTTTCGGACTAAAAACCTCAGATAATCGTGAATTCAACTGTGCTTTGAGTCCTATGACTTATGCCAAACTGGTGCAGAATTTGGATGAGGGATATCCTGATGCTACGGGGGCGATGAGGTCGATGTTAATACCAGGAAGATATCTATTTACCTACGGTATCTTCTATCCTGACAGTCCTAAGTTTGAGGCTAAACAGATTGTTTTTGTTGGTCGTCACCAACAAGACTATGTTTTTGAGAAACAAAATTGGTGGATCGATCAAGTTCTTTCTCTGGCTAATTTTTACTTTCAAGCCCAATTTGGTAAGGATGAAATTAATTATCGCAACTATCGCACCAACCTCAATATTTCTGGTGTGCGTTCAACAGATAATTTTCGCCAAGAAACTGACACGATTTCTCGCCTCGTATATGGTTTTGCTACAGCCTATATGATGACTGGGGAAGATAAGTTTCTCGACGCTGCTGAAAAAGGGACTGAATATCTCCGGGAGCATATGCGGTTTGTCGATCTCGATGAAGATATAGTTTACTGGTATCACGGTATTGATGTTCAAGGAGAGCGAGAGCATAAAATCTTTGCTTCTGAATTTGGCGATGATTATGATGCAATCCCTGCCTATGAGCAGATTTACGCCTTAGCAGGGCCAGTACAAACTTATCGTCTCACAGGCGATCGCCGTATTCTGGATGATGCGGAAAAGACAATCAAGCTGTTCAATAACTTCTTTCTCGATCGCAGCCAAGGAGGTTATTTTTCCCACCTAGATGTGGTTACATTAGATCCTCGCAGTGAATCCTTGGGTAGTAACCGGGCGAAAAAAAATTGGAACTCGGTTGGCGATCATGCCCCTGCTTACTTGATTAATCTTTGGTTGGCTACTGGCAAACAAGAGTACGCCAATATGTTAGAGCATACTTTTGATACTATTATCCAGCGTTTTCCAGATTATCAAAATAGTCCTTTTGTCCAAGAAAGATTTTTGGAAGATTGGTCTACCGATACTACTTGGGGATGGCAACAGAATCGCGCTGTAGTTGGTCACAATCTTAAGATTGCTTGGAATTTGATGCGGATGAATAGCCTCAAACCCAAAGAGGCTTATTTAGATCTAGCAACTAAAATTGCTCACCTAATGCCTGAGGTGGGGAGCGATTTACAGCGAGGCGGTTGGTATGATGTTGCCGAAAGAATTTTAGGTGAAGGCGAAACAGTACATCGTTATGTATGGCACGATCGCAAGGCTTGGTGGCAGCAAGAACAGTCGATTCTAGCCTACTTGATTTTGGCTGGCGTGCTTAAAAATGACGACCATCATCGTCTAGCTAGAGAAGCTGCGGCTTTTTATAATGCTTGGTTTCTCGATACTGAAGACGGTGGTGTTTACTTCAATGTTTTAGCCAATGGCATTCCCTTTTTAGCTAGTGGTAACGAACGAGGTAAAGGCAGTCACTCTATGAGTGGTTATCACTCCACCGAGCTGTGTTATTTAGCAGCAGTATATAGCAACTTACTGATTAATAAACAACCAATGGACTTCTACTTTAAACCGATACCTGGAGGATTTCCTAATAATATTTTGCGAGTTTCCCCAGATATTTTACCTGATGGCAGTATCAAGATTAGCCAAGTGGAAATTGATGGCGAACCCTACACTAAGTTTGATGCCGAGAAGTTGACAGTCAAGTTACCTCAAACTAAGGAACGGCTGAAAGTCAAGGTTCAAATTGTACCTAATCCTTAG
- a CDS encoding PP2C family protein-serine/threonine phosphatase: MLTIIKSRFDPRKARISKQVIWFVFGSIIAIEGILLIPSIFKRQQQLIEQVREITAGKIAVIMQTAESESSDHELLSRVSLLQNQNKPLNLIGKLQHVITGGALYTADGELVGTFGEQPELSFKRIDNQKQKSLIYDDGYDATWLPEKLGRDYILICRHDISTVKSELNYYTLIMSSLVIVLSVLVTGIVWITLKPLLIRPILSLRSDLLKVGEAISQDREPPEFESAAIKRQDELGDVIIAFNRMYQQIFEAISKRKLAEIDLQKSLNKVQAYSQQLDSELQKGRQIQLDFLPNRNNIKHFYHKFGWEIATYFKPARQVAGDFYDLFELPNGNIGLVIADVCDKGVGAALFMALFRSLIRIFSNSVQLVEGVAPTLLLEQEDSISINLFHFKALQAVSLTNDYVAEHHCELGMFATVFFGILDSSTGLLTYINGGHESLIVLNAQGGIKETLEPTGPAVGMLPEASFKINHTYIKPGDILFGYTDGVPEARNYDGNFFTKEKLLSILRLPFSSATALLKHIGNVLKEHKGAAEQYDDITLMAVRWIPKSGIVQKRC, from the coding sequence ATGTTAACTATTATCAAATCTCGATTTGATCCTAGGAAAGCTCGTATATCTAAACAAGTTATTTGGTTTGTTTTCGGTAGTATTATTGCTATTGAAGGTATTTTACTTATTCCCTCAATCTTCAAACGACAGCAACAATTAATCGAGCAGGTAAGAGAAATTACTGCGGGCAAAATTGCCGTAATCATGCAAACAGCTGAGTCAGAATCATCCGATCATGAATTATTGTCGCGGGTTAGCCTTCTTCAGAATCAAAATAAACCTTTAAATTTGATTGGCAAACTTCAGCACGTAATTACTGGCGGCGCACTGTATACTGCCGATGGAGAACTAGTTGGTACTTTTGGTGAACAACCGGAACTTTCCTTTAAGAGAATCGATAACCAAAAGCAAAAATCTTTAATTTATGACGATGGCTATGATGCTACTTGGCTACCAGAAAAGCTTGGAAGAGACTATATCCTAATTTGTCGTCATGATATATCAACGGTAAAGAGTGAGTTAAATTACTATACGCTCATCATGAGTAGCTTAGTAATTGTGCTGTCAGTTTTGGTTACAGGAATAGTCTGGATAACTTTAAAACCATTATTAATTAGACCAATTCTTTCCCTCAGAAGCGATTTGCTCAAGGTAGGGGAAGCCATCAGCCAAGATCGAGAACCTCCAGAGTTTGAATCGGCTGCAATTAAACGTCAGGATGAGTTGGGAGATGTAATTATCGCCTTTAACAGAATGTATCAGCAAATTTTTGAGGCAATTAGTAAACGTAAACTGGCAGAAATTGATTTACAAAAGAGTTTGAATAAAGTTCAAGCCTACTCTCAACAGTTAGACAGTGAATTGCAGAAAGGTCGCCAAATACAACTAGATTTTCTCCCCAATAGGAATAACATCAAACATTTTTATCATAAGTTTGGCTGGGAAATCGCCACTTATTTTAAACCTGCTCGTCAAGTGGCAGGAGACTTTTACGATTTATTTGAGCTGCCAAATGGCAATATCGGATTGGTTATTGCTGATGTTTGTGACAAAGGTGTAGGAGCAGCACTTTTTATGGCTTTGTTTCGTAGTCTAATTCGTATTTTTTCTAATTCAGTTCAATTAGTAGAAGGAGTGGCACCTACTCTGCTTCTTGAACAAGAAGACTCTATCTCAATTAATCTCTTTCATTTTAAAGCTTTGCAAGCGGTTTCTTTAACCAATGATTATGTTGCCGAACATCACTGTGAGTTGGGAATGTTTGCCACTGTTTTCTTTGGCATCTTAGATTCATCGACTGGTCTGCTAACCTATATTAATGGCGGACATGAGTCTTTGATCGTACTCAATGCCCAAGGGGGTATTAAAGAAACTCTTGAGCCTACAGGTCCTGCAGTGGGAATGCTACCAGAGGCAAGTTTTAAGATTAATCATACTTATATCAAACCAGGAGATATCCTCTTTGGATACACAGATGGAGTTCCAGAAGCTCGTAACTACGACGGTAATTTTTTTACCAAGGAAAAATTGCTTTCCATTTTGAGGCTTCCTTTTTCTTCGGCGACTGCTCTATTAAAACACATTGGTAATGTTCTCAAAGAACATAAAGGTGCAGCCGAACAGTATGATGACATTACCCTCATGGCTGTGCGCTGGATACCAAAGTCGGGCATTGTTCAAAAACGCTGCTAA
- a CDS encoding AEC family transporter, which yields MTTLLPAVLPVGLIILIGFIAGRTLPLQRSTLSQLALFVLSPALVIDSLYRTQLSIASSGKLLIGFAITSGLIYAAVKLICKILRLPPSTTTGLTATVLFPNNGNMGLPVVTFALGDPGLERAVIYMIGSSFLMFCFGPAIIQGKGILPGLKLILKLPLIWALLCGVGLRLFSIQFPFDLDQGVQQLGAAAIPIALILLGIQLSETRFQPGVKEILGAIARLLVAPLIAFYVGRFLQLEPLNLQVLVLQSAMPTAVNSFILVSEFGGDQELVAKAIVTSTLMSFITLPLVLSLLL from the coding sequence ATGACGACCTTACTTCCTGCTGTATTGCCTGTAGGCTTGATAATCTTGATTGGCTTTATTGCTGGTCGTACTTTGCCGCTACAACGCTCCACCCTATCTCAATTAGCATTATTTGTCTTATCTCCAGCGTTGGTCATTGATAGTTTGTATCGTACTCAATTATCTATTGCTAGCTCGGGAAAATTACTAATTGGTTTTGCCATTACTTCTGGTTTAATTTATGCTGCCGTAAAGCTAATTTGTAAAATCTTGCGCCTGCCCCCATCGACAACTACTGGCTTAACCGCCACTGTTTTATTTCCCAATAATGGCAATATGGGTTTACCAGTAGTTACTTTTGCCTTGGGTGATCCAGGTTTAGAAAGAGCCGTAATTTATATGATCGGCTCGAGTTTTCTGATGTTCTGTTTTGGTCCAGCTATCATTCAGGGCAAGGGAATATTGCCAGGTTTAAAATTAATCCTTAAGCTACCTCTGATCTGGGCACTTTTATGCGGTGTAGGTTTACGTTTGTTCTCAATTCAATTTCCCTTTGACCTAGATCAGGGCGTTCAACAGTTAGGTGCAGCAGCTATTCCTATCGCTTTGATCTTACTGGGAATACAGTTGTCAGAGACTCGCTTTCAACCTGGGGTCAAAGAAATCTTGGGTGCGATCGCCCGTTTATTAGTCGCTCCTCTGATTGCTTTTTATGTGGGGAGATTTCTACAGTTAGAGCCTCTCAATTTACAGGTATTAGTTTTACAAAGTGCGATGCCCACTGCTGTAAATTCTTTCATCTTAGTTAGTGAATTTGGTGGCGATCAAGAGCTAGTAGCCAAAGCGATCGTCACTTCTACTTTGATGAGTTTTATTACTTTACCGTTAGTTTTATCCTTACTGTTGTAA
- a CDS encoding anti-sigma factor antagonist (This anti-anti-sigma factor, or anti-sigma factor antagonist, belongs to a family that includes characterized members SpoIIAA, RsbV, RsfA, and RsfB.), with translation MTFNATLATTKDIATITLSGELDATAAPLFKQEVTKAAPLGVQKLVLLMKDLEYMASAGLRVLIFAKQKMGKGVDIYLISPQEMVLDTIKQTGFHHSVIVMDEFVS, from the coding sequence ATGACATTCAATGCTACTTTAGCTACGACCAAAGATATCGCTACGATTACTTTGTCTGGGGAACTAGATGCGACGGCGGCTCCCCTATTTAAACAAGAAGTAACTAAGGCTGCCCCTCTGGGCGTTCAAAAATTGGTATTACTCATGAAAGACTTGGAGTATATGGCTAGTGCTGGTTTGCGGGTACTGATTTTCGCCAAGCAAAAAATGGGCAAAGGCGTAGATATTTATTTGATTAGTCCCCAGGAAATGGTTCTGGACACCATCAAGCAAACTGGCTTTCATCACAGTGTCATTGTCATGGATGAATTTGTTTCCTAG
- a CDS encoding anti-sigma regulatory factor — translation MKSLTVDGTVDAFEAIANYVMLVASQARLDDKTAYKLRLAVDEIATNIIIHAYEGAGIEGKIVLNAQFDEQALTIFIEDTGAEYDPTQQAKPDDLDQPLENREIGGLGVYLALQSVDRFIYQRIGDRNLNILVVNIKTIN, via the coding sequence ATGAAATCTCTAACAGTGGATGGGACTGTAGATGCCTTCGAAGCGATCGCTAATTATGTAATGTTAGTAGCTAGCCAAGCTAGATTAGACGATAAAACCGCTTACAAACTGCGATTAGCTGTTGATGAAATTGCCACCAACATTATTATTCATGCTTATGAGGGAGCAGGGATTGAAGGCAAAATCGTCTTGAATGCTCAATTTGATGAGCAAGCGTTAACCATATTTATTGAAGATACTGGGGCAGAATACGACCCTACCCAGCAAGCTAAACCCGATGATTTAGATCAACCTCTAGAAAATCGTGAGATTGGTGGTTTAGGTGTCTATCTAGCCCTACAAAGTGTTGATCGCTTTATTTATCAAAGAATAGGTGATCGCAATCTCAATATTTTGGTTGTCAATATCAAGACTATTAATTAG
- a CDS encoding STAS domain-containing protein yields MNINTKQIAEVKIIQLDGEIDTSTASTVQKKVLSLIQPDCKLLLDLSQVNYMSSAGLRLLLSLYRQTIAKQGKLVLVGLSEDIEDTMSVTGFLNFFTTCKTVNSGLEALN; encoded by the coding sequence ATGAATATTAATACTAAACAAATTGCCGAAGTAAAAATAATCCAACTTGATGGAGAAATCGATACTAGTACTGCTTCAACAGTACAAAAGAAGGTTTTGTCACTTATTCAACCAGACTGCAAGCTGCTTTTAGACCTGTCTCAGGTTAACTATATGTCTAGTGCCGGGTTGCGCTTGCTGTTATCTCTCTATCGCCAAACTATTGCTAAACAGGGTAAGTTAGTTCTGGTAGGACTATCGGAAGACATTGAAGATACGATGTCTGTTACTGGTTTTCTCAATTTTTTTACTACCTGTAAAACAGTAAATTCAGGATTAGAAGCACTGAATTGA
- the glgX gene encoding glycogen debranching protein GlgX translates to MERIDIHPTHTYGKFKLRCGKPFPFGATLCPGGVNFSIFSRHATSCTLVLFDKHAIAPMAEIPFPEEFRIGNVYCMVVFDLDYENIEYGYRMDGPNNFGEGHWFDKSKILMDPYAKIIGGRDVWGITPNWDDIYQHRARISFDDFDWEDDRPLEIPPEDLIIYEMHVRSFTQHPSSGVKHPGTFAGIREKIPYLKELGVNAIELMPIFEFDEWENSRPNPETGSMLLNYWGYSTVGFFAPKAGYAATGKLGMQVDELKALIKELHKNGIEVILDVVFNHTAEGNENGPYISFRGIDNQTYYMLTPEGYYFNFSGCGNTLNCNNPIVRGIVLDCLRYWASEYHIDGFRFDLASILGRDPWGAPLANPPLLESLAFDPILAKCKLIAEAWDAGGLYQVGSFPAFGRWAEWNGQYRDSIRKFLKGEGSVGDIAQRIQGSPDLYSGAGRAPATSINFITAHDGFTLADLVSYNHKHNQANGENNNDGDNNSESWNCGVEGWTNDSGINALRQRQIRNAIAILMVSQGIPMILMGDEVGRTKNGNNNTYCHDSELNWLNWNLRETNGDLLRFVQHCIAFRKAHPVLRNPHHFQNQDYVNSGYADITWHGTQAWSADWSNGSRTLAFMLCGKHAQSGTTEDDYIYVAMNTHWQAHWFELPGLPSGMQWHISVNTGCQSPEDCWQPGTEPVLENRQGILLGNRSVVILVGK, encoded by the coding sequence ATGGAACGCATTGATATTCATCCTACGCATACTTACGGGAAATTTAAGTTGCGTTGTGGTAAACCATTTCCTTTTGGGGCAACTCTATGTCCAGGGGGTGTGAATTTTTCGATCTTTTCCCGTCACGCAACATCCTGTACTTTGGTCTTATTTGACAAGCACGCGATCGCTCCAATGGCGGAAATTCCTTTCCCCGAGGAATTTCGGATTGGGAATGTCTACTGTATGGTTGTCTTCGATCTAGATTACGAAAACATTGAGTATGGCTATCGTATGGATGGTCCCAATAACTTTGGCGAAGGTCACTGGTTCGATAAAAGTAAAATTCTGATGGATCCCTATGCCAAGATTATTGGGGGTCGAGATGTCTGGGGGATTACTCCTAACTGGGATGATATTTATCAGCATCGCGCCCGCATTTCCTTTGATGATTTTGACTGGGAAGACGATCGCCCATTAGAAATTCCCCCAGAAGATCTGATTATCTATGAAATGCACGTTCGTAGCTTTACTCAACATCCTTCTTCTGGGGTCAAGCATCCTGGAACATTTGCTGGCATTAGGGAAAAAATTCCCTATCTCAAAGAATTGGGAGTCAATGCGATCGAACTGATGCCCATTTTTGAGTTTGACGAGTGGGAAAATTCCCGCCCTAACCCTGAAACAGGATCAATGTTGCTCAATTACTGGGGTTATAGCACAGTTGGTTTTTTTGCCCCTAAGGCTGGTTACGCTGCCACTGGCAAATTGGGAATGCAGGTAGATGAATTAAAAGCCTTAATTAAAGAACTGCATAAGAATGGTATCGAGGTCATTTTAGATGTGGTGTTTAATCACACCGCTGAGGGAAATGAAAACGGCCCTTATATTTCGTTCCGCGGCATTGATAATCAAACTTATTATATGCTTACCCCAGAAGGCTACTATTTTAACTTTAGTGGCTGTGGTAATACCCTCAACTGCAACAATCCGATTGTGCGAGGTATCGTCCTCGACTGTCTGCGCTACTGGGCTAGTGAATACCATATTGATGGATTTCGTTTTGATTTGGCCTCGATTCTTGGTCGAGATCCTTGGGGAGCGCCTCTAGCTAATCCACCGTTGTTAGAGTCTTTAGCATTTGATCCGATTCTAGCTAAGTGCAAACTTATCGCCGAAGCTTGGGATGCAGGAGGTTTATATCAAGTTGGTTCTTTTCCCGCCTTCGGTCGCTGGGCAGAGTGGAATGGTCAGTATCGCGACAGTATCCGCAAATTTCTCAAAGGAGAAGGTAGCGTCGGCGATATTGCCCAACGTATCCAGGGTTCTCCCGATCTCTATTCTGGTGCTGGTCGCGCTCCAGCTACCTCAATTAATTTTATTACTGCTCATGATGGTTTTACTCTGGCAGACTTGGTTTCTTATAATCACAAACACAACCAAGCTAACGGAGAAAACAATAACGACGGTGACAACAATAGTGAAAGTTGGAATTGTGGTGTAGAAGGCTGGACAAACGATTCAGGAATTAATGCCTTGCGGCAGCGTCAAATCCGCAATGCGATCGCGATTCTTATGGTTAGCCAAGGAATACCAATGATTCTGATGGGCGATGAAGTGGGGCGCACTAAAAATGGTAATAACAATACCTATTGTCACGATTCTGAACTTAATTGGCTCAATTGGAATTTACGAGAGACTAACGGTGATTTATTACGCTTTGTTCAACACTGTATCGCTTTCCGTAAAGCTCATCCGGTTCTCAGAAATCCCCACCATTTTCAAAATCAAGACTACGTTAACAGTGGTTATGCCGATATTACTTGGCATGGTACCCAGGCTTGGAGTGCTGATTGGTCTAACGGTAGTCGCACACTTGCTTTCATGCTTTGTGGCAAACATGCCCAATCAGGAACAACGGAAGATGACTACATCTATGTAGCTATGAACACTCATTGGCAAGCACATTGGTTCGAACTTCCTGGTTTACCCTCAGGGATGCAATGGCATATCTCTGTAAATACTGGGTGTCAGTCTCCAGAAGATTGTTGGCAACCGGGAACTGAACCCGTACTGGAAAATCGACAAGGAATTCTTTTAGGCAATCGCTCTGTCGTCATTTTAGTAGGTAAATAA
- a CDS encoding PHP domain-containing protein, whose product MLLTSSLKPKAQDTNYLRSVWETINFISCPYSYNFHMHTNASDGRLTPLGLVEQAIGIGLQGFAITDHHSVDGYRQAEQYLVQLSTNQGLKDLPHLWTGFEITSQLLEVEVHILGYGFDPEHPSLELYLQGDKPQGEDAEAKRVIDSIHQAEGLAVLAHPERYRRSALELIPAAADLGIDGVETYYAYTKDQIWTPSPAQTQRVQELAAQYNLYSTCGTDSHGLSLLQRI is encoded by the coding sequence ATGCTCTTAACTTCCTCTCTCAAACCCAAAGCACAAGACACTAATTACCTCAGAAGTGTCTGGGAAACTATAAACTTTATTAGTTGCCCCTATTCCTATAACTTCCATATGCATACTAATGCTTCTGATGGCAGATTAACACCATTGGGTTTAGTGGAGCAAGCGATCGGTATCGGACTTCAAGGTTTTGCGATTACCGACCATCATTCAGTTGATGGCTATCGACAAGCAGAACAATATCTAGTCCAGCTATCAACTAATCAAGGGCTCAAAGACTTGCCCCATCTCTGGACAGGATTTGAAATTACTTCTCAGTTGCTAGAAGTTGAAGTCCATATCCTAGGTTATGGTTTTGATCCCGAACACCCAAGTTTGGAGCTATACCTTCAAGGAGACAAACCTCAAGGAGAAGATGCCGAAGCTAAAAGAGTAATTGACAGTATTCATCAAGCAGAAGGTTTAGCTGTATTGGCTCATCCAGAACGCTATCGTCGTTCAGCACTAGAATTAATCCCTGCTGCTGCTGACCTAGGTATCGACGGTGTAGAAACCTATTACGCTTACACCAAAGATCAAATATGGACACCCTCCCCTGCTCAAACTCAAAGAGTTCAAGAATTAGCTGCCCAATACAATCTTTACAGCACTTGTGGCACTGACAGTCATGGACTAAGTTTGTTGCAACGTATATGA
- a CDS encoding Rieske 2Fe-2S domain-containing protein, which produces MAIETNLQNNLNSKTTSFLKEAETTFQWTKQWYPVAVAEFLAPFRPHPIQLLGKDLVLWQDNAEKWHCFEDFCPHRLAPLSEGRVESDGTLLCAYHAWRFDGEGNCVGIPQSKNKETETKNCANDKSSAVVYPTQELQGLVWVWAESGEQAQLESQLRQPRTIPELDDNSGKVVKPFWNIRDLPYGWDFFMENVADPAHVPVSHHGIMGSRYEDAKYYDMHRLREMSTQEGFSFEITPTAPTVERAINDFRPPCQMRIVTSYKDGGMLILALYAVPTRPGWCRHIGRQILVKNDRGKTPPGLGFFALPMPIWLGHVLASLFLHQDLVFLHYQEKIVSKKSKNRWLDAVYTPNPQDKAIVTFRQWLARKAGGGVAWDADCNSQLPHPELDKEKLFDVWATHTQHCRVCQDALKNINRLTVLSYIGAIACLFLALFIDERYLATEGLKEVVFPSLEFWIAIISAIILATGGYLLKKLSRLFYVYKFSHVDND; this is translated from the coding sequence ATGGCTATTGAAACTAACCTCCAAAACAATTTAAATAGCAAAACCACATCCTTTTTAAAGGAAGCAGAAACAACGTTTCAATGGACGAAGCAATGGTATCCAGTAGCCGTAGCTGAATTTCTGGCTCCGTTTAGACCCCATCCAATACAGTTATTGGGAAAAGACTTGGTATTATGGCAAGATAATGCTGAGAAATGGCATTGCTTTGAGGATTTTTGTCCTCATCGGTTAGCACCATTGTCTGAAGGGAGAGTAGAATCAGATGGCACACTATTGTGTGCTTATCATGCTTGGCGTTTTGATGGAGAGGGAAATTGTGTTGGCATTCCACAATCTAAAAATAAAGAAACTGAGACCAAAAACTGCGCTAATGATAAGTCCTCTGCTGTTGTTTATCCCACTCAAGAACTTCAGGGTTTAGTTTGGGTGTGGGCTGAATCTGGAGAACAAGCACAACTGGAAAGTCAATTAAGACAACCTCGCACTATTCCCGAACTGGATGATAATTCTGGCAAAGTTGTTAAACCTTTTTGGAATATTCGAGATTTGCCCTATGGTTGGGATTTTTTTATGGAAAATGTCGCCGATCCCGCCCATGTTCCCGTTTCCCACCATGGTATTATGGGTAGCCGTTACGAAGATGCTAAGTATTACGATATGCATCGCCTAAGAGAAATGTCTACTCAAGAGGGATTCTCGTTTGAGATAACGCCCACTGCACCTACTGTTGAGCGCGCTATTAATGATTTTCGACCACCCTGTCAGATGAGGATTGTCACCAGCTATAAAGATGGGGGGATGCTAATCTTGGCGTTGTATGCTGTTCCCACTCGTCCCGGTTGGTGTCGTCATATTGGTAGGCAGATTTTAGTTAAAAATGATCGGGGTAAAACTCCCCCAGGTTTAGGATTTTTTGCCCTACCGATGCCAATTTGGTTGGGTCATGTATTAGCTTCTTTGTTTTTGCACCAAGATTTAGTATTTTTGCACTATCAAGAAAAAATTGTCTCGAAAAAAAGTAAAAATAGATGGTTAGATGCAGTTTATACTCCTAATCCTCAAGATAAAGCGATCGTTACTTTTCGTCAGTGGTTGGCAAGGAAAGCTGGAGGGGGAGTAGCCTGGGATGCAGATTGTAATAGTCAGCTACCCCATCCCGAATTAGATAAAGAAAAATTGTTTGATGTTTGGGCAACTCACACTCAACATTGTCGAGTTTGCCAAGATGCTCTTAAAAATATCAATCGTTTAACAGTATTAAGTTATATTGGAGCGATCGCCTGTTTGTTTCTAGCTTTATTTATAGATGAACGCTATCTTGCCACCGAAGGTCTGAAAGAAGTGGTATTTCCATCTTTAGAATTTTGGATAGCAATTATAAGTGCAATAATTTTGGCAACAGGAGGATATTTATTAAAGAAACTGAGTCGGCTATTTTATGTTTACAAGTTTAGCCATGTCGACAATGATTGA